In one Vibrio sp. VB16 genomic region, the following are encoded:
- a CDS encoding replication endonuclease produces MIVSSFQTHFYPTLPKFVVKDINKKVYARSKRKNSTSRTLEQFAMETTKNSFKSAEHIEQRYPFASRRIDRQEYKKISRYTERKKRRIGKIQTSIKSNMHALTHDILMIDEKRKEFGLSLVTHLKKLILECEGDGDEHHLRLLCNTLAKSVRRYYIALPKLPKHPTFEQYFSALTKMTTDDWINDRLERLKFEYIEYSQISLSRVGSKAHQSKYVSVMTLNNFLEAQDKQAKFLADYCIYNADEDISVDLENVFMASTSNPENRRIEMMVRSRGFEELADSKGYTAAFVSWTLASKYHRNSKNWNGANPKDGHKNLMKQWSRGRAILAKQGIDYFGFRVAEPHKDGTAHAHYFLFCKEEEKELIISTLRNIAIEEDKDELYYKTVNGKLIKRNKPVLRARFDCKYCDPSKGGATAYIAKYIAKNLNGSHMSEADKKAAQSVRAWASLWRIRQFQQFGGAPVSIWRALRKTSTEEIKALKCDELTELHGHADKSRWKSFVQGIGDAQIQYEEKENRYFETVKHIVGFSFMSHCISTVKAQWEIIKKSDLKATQKRDGVPSRSTENNCNQPQEIKISPLEKELMTVTGWSVKGVQCLIVPLMRGSRVSIDRYTNISFTNNRLLVN; encoded by the coding sequence ATGATTGTATCAAGCTTTCAAACTCACTTTTATCCAACCCTGCCAAAGTTTGTCGTTAAAGATATAAACAAAAAAGTATACGCTCGTTCTAAACGCAAAAATTCCACCTCAAGGACTCTCGAACAGTTCGCGATGGAAACTACAAAAAATAGCTTTAAATCTGCAGAGCACATTGAACAACGCTATCCCTTCGCTAGCCGTCGAATTGACCGCCAAGAATACAAAAAAATATCTCGTTATACAGAGCGAAAAAAAAGGCGCATCGGAAAAATTCAAACCAGTATCAAGTCAAACATGCACGCCTTAACACACGATATATTGATGATTGATGAGAAGCGTAAGGAGTTTGGTTTGTCGTTAGTGACACACCTAAAAAAATTAATTCTTGAATGCGAAGGTGATGGGGATGAACATCACCTTCGTTTACTGTGTAATACATTGGCTAAATCAGTCCGTCGATATTACATAGCACTGCCTAAATTACCCAAACACCCTACTTTCGAACAGTACTTTTCCGCACTGACTAAAATGACCACGGACGATTGGATAAATGACAGATTAGAGCGCTTAAAGTTTGAGTACATCGAGTACTCACAGATCTCACTTAGTCGAGTGGGCAGTAAAGCTCATCAATCAAAATACGTTAGTGTGATGACACTTAACAACTTTCTAGAAGCCCAAGATAAACAAGCCAAATTCCTAGCCGATTATTGTATCTATAACGCCGATGAGGATATCAGCGTTGATCTAGAAAATGTCTTTATGGCGAGCACATCAAACCCAGAGAATCGCCGGATTGAAATGATGGTGAGAAGCCGAGGCTTTGAAGAGCTGGCCGACAGCAAAGGTTATACCGCCGCTTTTGTAAGTTGGACACTTGCCAGTAAGTATCATCGCAATAGTAAAAATTGGAATGGTGCCAATCCGAAAGACGGTCACAAGAACCTCATGAAACAGTGGTCACGAGGCAGAGCAATACTCGCTAAACAAGGGATAGATTACTTTGGTTTTCGAGTGGCCGAACCACACAAAGACGGCACCGCACACGCGCACTATTTCTTATTTTGCAAAGAAGAAGAAAAGGAACTGATTATTTCTACCTTGCGAAACATTGCCATTGAAGAAGATAAAGATGAGCTGTACTACAAGACCGTTAACGGAAAATTGATAAAGCGAAATAAGCCGGTATTAAGAGCGCGTTTTGACTGCAAATACTGCGACCCCTCCAAAGGTGGCGCGACTGCATACATCGCAAAATATATTGCTAAAAACCTTAACGGCTCCCATATGTCTGAGGCCGACAAAAAGGCCGCGCAGTCGGTGCGCGCTTGGGCATCCCTTTGGCGTATTCGTCAGTTTCAACAATTCGGTGGTGCGCCTGTTTCTATTTGGCGCGCACTACGAAAAACCTCAACCGAGGAAATTAAAGCACTCAAATGTGACGAATTAACAGAGCTTCACGGCCATGCAGATAAATCTCGTTGGAAAAGCTTCGTTCAAGGTATCGGTGATGCCCAAATTCAGTATGAAGAGAAAGAGAATCGATACTTTGAAACGGTAAAGCACATAGTAGGCTTTTCGTTCATGAGTCATTGTATTTCAACGGTCAAAGCGCAGTGGGAAATCATTAAAAAATCCGATTTAAAAGCAACCCAAAAAAGGGACGGAGTCCCGTCTCGGAGCACTGAAAATAACTGTAACCAACCCCAAGAAATCAAGATTTCGCCTCTTGAAAAAGAGTTGATGACCGTGACCGGATGGAGCGTTAAAGGAGTTCAATGTCTTATTGTTCCTTTGATGAGAGGTTCAAGAGTATCCATTGACCGGTACACCAATATTTCATTCACCAATAACCGTTTATTGGTGAACTAA
- a CDS encoding helix-turn-helix domain-containing protein, producing the protein MELGQKIKQMRISEGLTQKNFAEIVGIPLISLKNYELSRRSSINSTNLLKITTHFQFQKYTLWLMTENFDTSKAEQIAPPAIDGIEEY; encoded by the coding sequence ATGGAATTAGGTCAAAAAATAAAACAGATGCGGATATCTGAAGGGTTAACACAAAAGAACTTTGCTGAAATTGTCGGTATACCTTTGATATCATTAAAAAATTATGAGTTATCTAGGAGAAGTTCAATAAACTCTACCAATTTGTTAAAAATCACGACCCACTTCCAATTTCAGAAATATACGCTTTGGTTAATGACGGAAAATTTTGATACTAGCAAGGCGGAACAAATAGCCCCGCCTGCGATTGATGGTATAGAGGAGTATTAA
- a CDS encoding major capsid protein P2 — protein sequence MPYKYSGIRPTTVTSFDGVKFNGKASVSLPCGDTYDYIYLRSNLPAERLAVKLRLNGKVFFDAPMRIFNMLDKYKGLAQSVDTAKDGYVYVIPFADLSMRLKDGQNLTGLVTQIGESLDLEVTIGAKESGDPEHPTLSAHPLIGLPRAQRIYLPRLEVANIPTPSIGTNQFSSLPNVPNRTVRRMHFDTGAISRIDIKRDDDEAYNTDCFLERFRAGRNNKTWQAGWTHLDFIQRGYIQLEMFPTVRDKQLIFTLETTETTGTIDVYIEYLDCEKPELLIKGG from the coding sequence ATGCCATATAAATATTCGGGTATTCGACCAACAACAGTAACCAGTTTTGATGGTGTGAAATTCAATGGTAAAGCATCTGTATCACTGCCATGCGGTGATACTTACGATTACATCTACTTACGCTCAAATCTGCCCGCAGAACGTTTAGCAGTTAAGCTTCGCCTAAATGGCAAAGTATTCTTTGATGCTCCAATGCGTATTTTTAACATGCTTGATAAATACAAAGGTTTGGCTCAAAGCGTAGATACTGCAAAAGACGGTTATGTGTACGTCATTCCCTTTGCCGATTTGTCCATGCGTCTTAAAGACGGCCAGAATTTAACAGGCTTAGTAACACAAATTGGTGAGAGCCTTGATTTAGAAGTAACCATAGGAGCCAAAGAAAGTGGTGATCCAGAACACCCAACTTTGTCCGCGCATCCTTTAATTGGCCTACCACGAGCACAACGCATTTATTTGCCTCGCTTGGAAGTCGCCAATATTCCAACACCGTCGATTGGTACAAACCAATTTTCTAGCCTACCAAACGTACCAAACCGAACCGTTCGCCGTATGCACTTTGATACCGGTGCGATTAGTCGCATTGATATTAAACGTGACGATGACGAAGCCTATAACACGGATTGTTTTTTAGAGCGGTTTCGTGCCGGGCGAAATAACAAAACATGGCAAGCCGGATGGACACACTTGGACTTTATTCAACGTGGTTATATTCAGTTAGAAATGTTCCCAACTGTGCGAGATAAACAGCTTATTTTCACGCTAGAAACTACCGAAACCACGGGCACCATCGACGTTTATATTGAGTACCTCGATTGTGAAAAACCAGAGCTACTCATTAAAGGCGGCTAA
- a CDS encoding tail fiber protein → MTLFTLNNPNSGSNVDESVLSDIYPIGSPIPYPLDKPPSDDFFILKGQSFDIKANPILHSIYGVRLLDMRGMAIVGSKDGEELLSYEEDNIKQHIHFGEAKRAGGVKKSTDLQGGHTHPIGRPLSEKLAVSDGTNDADVEYTPHNTYYPIGSEIMHTYPAGLHTHIFDVPSHGHILSIRPTGHPENTIKNYKFNWIVRKG, encoded by the coding sequence ATGACGCTATTTACTCTCAATAACCCTAATTCGGGTTCCAATGTAGATGAGTCCGTTTTAAGTGATATTTATCCTATCGGAAGCCCTATTCCGTACCCGCTGGATAAACCGCCAAGTGATGATTTCTTTATTCTAAAGGGCCAGTCATTTGACATAAAAGCCAACCCTATTCTGCATAGCATTTACGGTGTTCGACTTTTAGATATGCGAGGCATGGCGATTGTTGGGTCAAAAGACGGTGAAGAATTACTGTCCTACGAAGAAGATAACATCAAACAGCATATTCACTTTGGAGAAGCTAAGCGTGCAGGGGGAGTAAAAAAAAGCACTGACTTACAAGGTGGTCACACACACCCAATAGGTAGACCATTATCTGAAAAACTGGCTGTTTCCGATGGAACAAATGATGCCGATGTAGAGTATACACCTCATAACACGTACTACCCCATCGGTTCTGAAATTATGCACACTTATCCTGCAGGTCTGCATACTCATATCTTCGATGTTCCATCGCACGGGCATATACTCTCAATTAGACCAACAGGCCACCCTGAAAACACAATTAAAAACTACAAGTTCAACTGGATAGTAAGGAAAGGTTAA
- a CDS encoding phage integrase, protein MIEKDASGFYFFVEEPKRSFRLERDALQYAKRLQLQAERDSDKIQDNRRLEELITLWYRLHGKTLRDHVRLRKLLYRLSDQLGNPVARQFTSELFAEYRERRAQDVSTTTVNREHAYLRAVFNELSRLGVIDYDNPLKLIRQFREREGELRFLSHEEISKLLDTCDLSTNKSLIYVVKICLATGARWSEAENLKMSQVANGRITYLNTKSGKNRSIPINDSLLNELQALGRSGDERLFLSSLSAFRKAVQKAKISLPRGQMSHVLRHTFASHFVMGGGNIVVLKDILGHSEITTTMRYSHLAPSHLTDAVRLNPLNQHM, encoded by the coding sequence ATGATAGAAAAAGATGCGAGTGGGTTCTATTTTTTTGTAGAAGAACCGAAGCGATCATTTAGGTTAGAGCGTGACGCATTACAGTATGCAAAACGCTTACAGCTTCAAGCCGAACGAGATAGTGATAAAATTCAAGACAACCGTAGGTTAGAAGAGTTAATCACGCTTTGGTATCGTCTGCATGGAAAAACACTGCGTGACCATGTTCGTTTAAGAAAACTTCTTTACCGATTAAGTGACCAACTTGGTAACCCTGTTGCACGGCAATTTACCAGCGAACTGTTTGCCGAGTACCGCGAACGCAGGGCGCAAGATGTTAGCACCACAACTGTAAACAGAGAGCACGCTTACTTAAGGGCTGTTTTCAATGAACTATCCCGTCTTGGTGTTATCGATTATGACAACCCACTTAAACTTATTCGCCAGTTCAGGGAGCGAGAAGGGGAGCTGCGTTTTCTTAGCCATGAAGAGATAAGTAAGCTTTTGGACACCTGTGATCTATCTACTAATAAATCTTTGATTTATGTAGTTAAGATCTGTTTGGCTACGGGTGCTCGGTGGAGTGAAGCGGAAAACCTGAAAATGTCGCAAGTCGCTAACGGCCGGATCACTTATCTAAATACTAAATCAGGTAAGAACCGTTCAATTCCTATCAATGATTCGTTGTTAAATGAGCTTCAAGCATTGGGTAGGTCAGGGGATGAACGGTTGTTTTTGTCTAGCTTAAGTGCGTTTCGTAAAGCGGTGCAAAAAGCAAAAATAAGCTTACCAAGGGGACAAATGTCTCACGTTCTACGCCATACGTTTGCAAGCCATTTTGTTATGGGAGGAGGGAACATAGTTGTTTTAAAAGACATTCTTGGTCATAGCGAAATTACTACAACCATGCGCTATTCGCATCTTGCGCCTAGTCATTTAACGGATGCCGTTAGACTGAATCCTTTGAACCAACATATGTAG